A section of the Deltaproteobacteria bacterium genome encodes:
- the lysS gene encoding lysine--tRNA ligase produces the protein MGESNIVTQRRQKASALRMDGFNLYPNHFRPQTQVSVLRSRFDQADAESLEKVEELFCLAGRIMARRDYGKSVFFDIQDHSGRIQAYLRRQDVAPEIFNLFKKLDIGDIVGLTGRIFRTRTGELTLFVSDLELVSKSLLPLPEKYHEINVELKYRQRYLDLIMSEQTREVFIKRTRIISLLRQFLEQRSFVEVETPMMQPIPGGATARPFETFHQTLDMKLYLRVAPELYLKRLLVGGFNRVYELNRNFRNEGISTQHNPEFTMLEFYQAYATYEDLMDLTEEMFQFIAREVNGSETLIYQNREVKLSSPWSRCGFLEALKEVGEVPSDVLKSRDRALALCADLDLEISRGEVHGKLLAKIFDVLVEPKLNEPTFITGYPTDISPLARRNDADPSITDRFELYIAGREMANGFSELNDPIDQQERFMAQIAEREAGDEEAQFMDEDYVRALMYGMPPAAGEGVGVDRLVMLLTDSASIRDVILFPHLRPEQ, from the coding sequence TTGGGAGAAAGTAATATAGTCACACAGCGCCGTCAGAAGGCTTCTGCCTTGAGGATGGACGGTTTCAACCTATATCCCAACCATTTTCGCCCCCAGACACAGGTTTCTGTGTTGAGATCGAGGTTTGATCAGGCGGATGCTGAGTCCCTGGAAAAGGTTGAAGAGCTTTTCTGCCTGGCTGGCCGGATTATGGCCAGGCGTGATTATGGCAAGTCCGTGTTTTTTGATATCCAGGACCACTCAGGCCGGATTCAGGCTTATCTTCGCCGTCAGGATGTGGCGCCCGAGATATTTAACCTGTTTAAAAAACTGGATATCGGAGATATCGTCGGGCTTACGGGGCGAATTTTCCGCACGCGAACTGGAGAGCTGACCCTGTTTGTCTCCGACCTGGAACTAGTCTCCAAGTCACTCCTGCCTTTACCAGAGAAGTACCATGAGATAAATGTCGAGCTGAAATACCGGCAGCGTTACCTTGATTTAATCATGAGCGAACAAACCCGCGAAGTCTTTATCAAGCGGACTCGTATTATATCTCTCCTCAGGCAGTTTCTAGAACAACGGTCTTTTGTCGAGGTCGAAACTCCCATGATGCAGCCCATACCGGGCGGGGCCACGGCGCGGCCTTTTGAGACCTTTCATCAAACCCTGGACATGAAGCTTTACTTACGCGTTGCCCCAGAACTCTACCTGAAGCGGCTCCTGGTCGGGGGATTCAATCGTGTTTATGAATTAAACCGCAACTTTCGCAATGAGGGAATCTCTACTCAGCATAATCCCGAATTTACTATGCTGGAGTTTTATCAGGCTTATGCTACTTATGAAGATTTAATGGATCTGACGGAGGAGATGTTTCAATTCATTGCTCGGGAAGTAAACGGTTCTGAGACTCTGATCTACCAGAACCGGGAAGTCAAGCTCTCTTCGCCTTGGTCCCGATGCGGGTTTCTTGAGGCCCTTAAGGAGGTCGGCGAGGTACCATCCGATGTCCTTAAAAGCCGAGATCGAGCTTTGGCCTTATGTGCGGACCTGGACCTTGAGATATCCAGGGGTGAAGTTCATGGTAAACTCCTGGCAAAGATCTTCGATGTCCTGGTCGAGCCCAAGTTGAATGAACCGACCTTTATAACCGGCTACCCGACCGATATCAGCCCGCTGGCCCGGCGCAATGACGCCGATCCAAGTATTACTGACCGGTTTGAACTCTACATCGCCGGACGCGAGATGGCCAACGGTTTTTCCGAGCTCAATGATCCCATTGATCAACAGGAAAGGTTCATGGCCCAGATTGCCGAAAGGGAAGCCGGGGACGAGGAGGCCCAGTTCATGGATGAAGATTATGTACGGGCCTTGATGTACGGTATGCCGCCGGCGGCTGGTGAAGGTGTGGGAGTGGATCGGCTGGTGATGCTACTTACTGATTCCGCTTCCATCAGGGACGTCATTCTATTTCCTCATTTACGACCGGAGCAATAA
- a CDS encoding lipoprotein-releasing ABC transporter permease subunit: MAFETFIAWRYFKAKRKQAFISLITIISLAGVAVGVTALIVVLAVMSGVQTTWKDKILGVNSHIVILKYGRSLENYKEVLPEVEEVKGVLSAEPFIYSQVMLSALGGVSGAVLRGVDPTLTAEVSHLKHSMISGQVSDLAARPEISFGQAGNIVLGQELARTLGVILGDTINVISPMGQISPLGGRIPRTRNFKVVGLFKSGMYEYDSTLAYVSLDQAQDFLSLGTGVTGLEVMVKDIYQANKIKRDILARLGEGFWARDWMEMNRNLFWALKLEKFAMFIILMLIVLVAAFNIISTLIIVVMEKARDIAILKSMGATNFNIMKIFVLQGLAIGIIGTFIGLIGGVLLSSLLGQYEFIKLPRDIYYIDTLPVHMKALDVILVILMGVVFSFLATLYPAWRASRLNPVEALRYE, encoded by the coding sequence GTGGCGTTTGAGACCTTTATCGCCTGGAGATATTTTAAGGCCAAACGTAAGCAGGCCTTTATTTCTTTAATTACGATCATTTCCCTGGCCGGAGTGGCTGTGGGCGTAACGGCCTTGATTGTGGTGTTGGCCGTGATGAGCGGAGTTCAAACGACCTGGAAAGATAAGATCCTGGGCGTTAACTCCCACATAGTTATCCTGAAGTACGGCCGGTCTCTGGAGAACTATAAAGAGGTACTGCCTGAGGTTGAGGAAGTCAAAGGGGTCCTTTCGGCTGAACCGTTTATTTATAGCCAGGTCATGTTGAGCGCTTTGGGCGGCGTCTCCGGGGCGGTCTTACGGGGAGTGGACCCGACTCTAACGGCAGAGGTTAGCCACCTGAAGCACAGCATGATCTCCGGCCAAGTTTCTGACTTAGCCGCCCGCCCTGAAATTTCTTTCGGGCAGGCGGGCAATATTGTCCTCGGCCAGGAACTGGCCCGAACCTTGGGGGTTATTCTCGGAGATACCATTAACGTTATTTCCCCCATGGGGCAGATCTCTCCGCTGGGCGGCCGAATTCCACGAACCAGGAATTTCAAGGTGGTGGGTCTGTTCAAGTCGGGCATGTATGAGTATGACTCGACACTGGCCTATGTGTCTCTTGACCAAGCTCAGGATTTTTTAAGCCTGGGAACTGGGGTAACCGGGCTGGAAGTCATGGTTAAGGACATCTACCAGGCTAATAAGATTAAAAGAGATATTTTGGCGCGGTTGGGAGAGGGTTTTTGGGCCAGGGATTGGATGGAGATGAACCGGAACCTTTTCTGGGCTTTGAAATTGGAAAAGTTCGCCATGTTTATCATCCTGATGCTGATAGTCCTCGTGGCCGCCTTTAACATCATTTCGACTCTAATTATCGTGGTGATGGAAAAGGCCCGGGACATTGCTATCCTCAAATCTATGGGCGCCACAAACTTCAATATCATGAAGATATTCGTTCTCCAGGGCCTGGCCATCGGTATCATTGGCACATTCATCGGGCTGATCGGCGGAGTGTTGCTTAGCAGTTTATTAGGCCAATATGAGTTCATCAAACTGCCGCGTGATATTTATTATATAGATACTCTACCGGTGCATATGAAAGCCCTGGACGTGATCCTGGTTATTCTCATGGGCGTGGTGTTCTCTTTTTTAGCGACACTATACCCTGCGTGGCGAGCCTCCCGACTCAACCCGGTTGAGGCCCTCCGGTACGAGTAG
- a CDS encoding ABC transporter ATP-binding protein, with amino-acid sequence MTEAQEAYIRVEGLIKTFLTGSSKIEVIKGIDLTIKRRQTLAVVGASGVGKSTLLHILGTLEEPTSGRVFLEEIDLYQQGSRALARIRNRKIGFVFQFHHLLSEFNALENTAMPALIQGLNRKEAYNRAEEILVRVGLQERLFHRIGELSGGEQQRVAVARALVVEPDLLLADEPTGNLDAQTGRRVNELLVQLNEEKGLTTVVATHNLELAKMMSSQIRLIEGRVQEER; translated from the coding sequence GTGACTGAAGCGCAGGAGGCTTATATCCGTGTTGAAGGCCTGATCAAGACCTTCCTGACCGGTTCATCCAAGATCGAAGTTATAAAAGGCATAGATCTCACGATTAAACGCCGGCAGACCTTGGCCGTGGTTGGAGCCTCAGGGGTGGGTAAGTCCACCTTGCTTCATATTTTAGGGACACTGGAAGAGCCGACTTCTGGTCGAGTTTTTTTGGAAGAGATTGATTTATATCAGCAGGGCTCGAGGGCTCTGGCCCGGATCAGGAACCGAAAGATTGGGTTTGTTTTTCAATTCCATCACCTTTTGTCTGAATTTAATGCCTTAGAAAACACAGCCATGCCAGCCTTGATCCAGGGCTTGAACCGGAAGGAGGCTTACAACCGGGCTGAAGAGATTCTGGTCAGAGTGGGCCTTCAGGAGCGATTATTCCACCGGATTGGAGAACTTTCCGGCGGAGAGCAGCAGCGTGTGGCCGTGGCTCGGGCCTTGGTCGTTGAACCGGATCTGCTTTTAGCTGATGAGCCTACCGGCAACCTTGATGCTCAAACCGGGAGGCGAGTCAATGAACTCCTGGTTCAGCTTAATGAAGAGAAAGGCTTGACTACAGTGGTTGCAACCCATAACCTTGAGCTTGCAAAGATGATGTCGTCTCAAATTCGGTTGATCGAAGGTCGGGTTCAAGAGGAAAGATAA
- the bamA gene encoding outer membrane protein assembly factor BamA produces the protein MVKRIVLFTFLLLLIPTLVQGAQKIKIGVLPFMVYGKEDLGYLQEGIQEMFNGQLLQHGIEVASKTEVRRVLGRQALADLSEQSLRKLGRALDVDYIIYGSLTKIGRSLSLDTRIVDTVGLKRTSAIFVQGEGLETLMAMVRELAVKATFKVTGREKLAKIVISGNKRIETDAIKAVVESKEGEIFSTDRISADLKRIYAMNFFEDVKVEVEDSPEGKVVHFVVVEKPSVRQITFKGTRNLKEEDLLDVLGYARYSILDTKKIVESVENIHELYREKGYYNAEATYEIENIGPKMVAIRYRIEENRRLYVKKIRFEGNENISRKKLLKFMKTKEKGLFSWLTESGRLKRDKLKEDVSKLLAYYYNHGYIKVQMADPHIEVEKDGLVLTITVSEGPQYKVGQVSLTGDLIEPEQDVSALIEIDKWPFFNREILQNDIKAITSYYTSHGYAYAVITPLIREHEDNLTIDITYKIVKKSLVYFERIEIVGNTRTRDKVIRREFKVHEGDLFSADKLRKSVMNLHRLGYFKDLKFSQSKGSTDDRMNIRVAVEEQPTGAFSIGAGYSSYNKVFGVVQVSQNNLFGKGQSLQLQASFGARITEYSISFTEPWLWDIPLSAGFDLYNQTQAYDDYNKFSTGGALRLGYPIMDYVRLSGRYKYEDATISDVSEFVSAQVKDMAGQWTTSSIGLTFRRDTRNRFFNPTSGSNNSISVEYAGGILGGTSYFSKYILNSGWFFPLPWGEHVFFARGKLGFIKALPGGKVPIFEKFYLGGMYSLRGFQWGTVGPQDPATNTMIGGDKMVLFNFEYIFPLIKDAGLMGVIFFDTGNAFLAEERMDLSSLRQSVGFGIRFYSPLGPMRLEWGYVLDPKPGEKKGLWEFSVGTFF, from the coding sequence ATGGTGAAAAGAATCGTCCTGTTCACGTTCTTGCTCCTTTTAATTCCAACACTCGTCCAAGGGGCTCAAAAAATCAAGATCGGCGTTCTTCCTTTCATGGTTTATGGCAAGGAGGACCTGGGCTACCTTCAGGAAGGAATCCAGGAGATGTTTAACGGCCAGCTCCTTCAGCACGGTATTGAGGTTGCTTCCAAGACCGAGGTTCGGCGTGTTTTGGGCCGCCAGGCTCTAGCCGACTTGAGCGAGCAATCCCTCCGGAAACTGGGCAGGGCGCTGGATGTGGATTACATCATTTACGGCAGCCTTACCAAGATCGGCCGCAGTCTGTCCCTGGATACAAGAATCGTGGATACGGTTGGCCTTAAAAGAACTTCTGCGATCTTTGTTCAGGGAGAGGGACTTGAAACCCTTATGGCCATGGTCAGGGAGCTGGCGGTAAAGGCCACCTTCAAGGTCACCGGACGCGAAAAACTAGCCAAGATAGTTATTTCTGGAAACAAACGCATTGAAACCGATGCCATCAAGGCCGTGGTTGAGAGCAAGGAAGGGGAGATCTTTTCCACGGACAGAATTTCTGCCGACCTGAAGCGTATCTATGCCATGAATTTTTTTGAGGATGTAAAGGTTGAGGTTGAGGATTCTCCTGAGGGGAAGGTTGTCCATTTTGTGGTAGTTGAGAAGCCTTCTGTCCGGCAGATCACATTTAAAGGTACACGGAATCTGAAAGAGGAAGATTTACTTGATGTGCTGGGGTACGCACGTTACTCAATTCTGGATACTAAAAAGATCGTGGAAAGTGTGGAAAATATCCATGAATTGTATCGAGAGAAAGGATACTATAACGCTGAGGCAACCTATGAGATCGAAAATATCGGTCCCAAGATGGTTGCCATTCGATACAGGATTGAGGAAAACCGCCGACTCTATGTCAAAAAGATCAGGTTTGAAGGCAATGAGAATATCAGTCGCAAGAAACTCCTCAAATTTATGAAAACGAAAGAAAAAGGCCTTTTCTCCTGGCTGACTGAATCAGGCAGACTCAAACGGGATAAATTGAAAGAGGATGTTTCTAAACTGCTGGCCTACTACTATAACCACGGTTACATCAAAGTTCAAATGGCTGACCCACACATTGAGGTCGAAAAGGACGGCCTTGTGCTTACTATTACAGTGAGCGAAGGGCCGCAATACAAGGTCGGTCAAGTCTCTCTTACCGGCGACCTGATTGAGCCGGAGCAAGATGTATCCGCTTTGATCGAGATTGATAAGTGGCCTTTTTTCAATCGGGAAATCTTACAAAATGACATTAAGGCTATCACCTCCTATTATACATCTCATGGTTATGCATATGCTGTTATTACCCCCCTGATCCGTGAACATGAAGACAACCTAACGATAGACATCACTTACAAGATTGTTAAAAAAAGCCTGGTCTATTTTGAACGGATTGAAATCGTTGGCAATACCAGGACACGGGATAAGGTCATTCGCCGAGAATTCAAGGTCCACGAAGGAGACCTGTTCTCGGCAGATAAGTTACGAAAGAGCGTCATGAACCTGCACCGCCTCGGCTACTTTAAGGATTTAAAATTCTCTCAAAGTAAAGGCAGCACGGATGACAGGATGAACATCAGGGTTGCAGTCGAAGAACAACCCACCGGCGCTTTCTCTATTGGAGCCGGCTACAGTTCCTACAACAAGGTCTTCGGGGTCGTCCAGGTAAGTCAAAATAATCTTTTTGGTAAGGGTCAGAGCCTTCAGCTTCAAGCGAGCTTTGGGGCTCGAATCACCGAATATTCAATCAGTTTTACCGAACCCTGGCTCTGGGATATTCCCTTATCGGCCGGCTTTGATCTCTATAACCAAACCCAAGCCTATGATGATTACAATAAGTTTTCCACGGGCGGAGCCTTGCGGCTGGGGTATCCTATTATGGATTATGTTCGGTTATCCGGACGGTACAAATACGAGGATGCAACCATATCAGATGTTTCAGAATTTGTTTCGGCACAGGTGAAGGATATGGCCGGACAATGGACAACCAGCAGTATTGGCTTAACGTTTCGTCGTGATACCCGTAACCGATTTTTTAACCCTACATCTGGATCAAATAACTCCATTTCCGTGGAATACGCTGGCGGTATTCTTGGCGGGACCAGTTATTTCAGTAAATACATCCTTAATTCAGGCTGGTTTTTCCCCTTGCCTTGGGGCGAACATGTTTTCTTTGCCCGTGGTAAACTGGGATTCATCAAAGCACTCCCTGGTGGCAAGGTGCCTATTTTTGAAAAATTTTACCTCGGCGGCATGTACAGCCTGCGTGGCTTTCAATGGGGAACGGTCGGGCCGCAGGACCCGGCGACCAATACCATGATTGGTGGGGATAAAATGGTTC